From the genome of Spinacia oleracea cultivar Varoflay chromosome 2, BTI_SOV_V1, whole genome shotgun sequence, one region includes:
- the LOC110776275 gene encoding UDP-glycosyltransferase 74E1-like codes for MEVILIPFHNQGHLTPMLQFAKRFAWKGSGSIRITLATTLSTTQKMTNSNNTTTNFDFLTVENIYDDSEDSQLNFMARMAKFKSEASLQLHRLIAAANTTNNKCMIVYDADLPWALDVAKEHNIPAAAFFTQACAYVASFYPMFLEEFGAADDHQHPVVAAAKGGSVPELAVELPSREEIERCAPIISTQSSSSDTGKKPLHPVFRMVVSSISTLHLADFVLFNSFDHLENQVVKWMTNLWCVKTVGPLLPSAYLDKRIESDVDYGVNPYKPNNEACMNWLNTKQVGSVVYVSFGSVANLSAEQIAEIANALKQISSSFLWIVREAEQKKLPKDFINETSDKGLVMSWCPQLDVLAHEAVGCFITHCGWNSMIEATSFGVPMLGMPQFMDQFLDAHFLEKVWGVGIRSKADEKIFVTCDEIKRGVEEIMYGERASMIKENAAKWKDLAKEAVGEGGSSDKNIGEIINWLASS; via the exons ATGGAGGTGATATTGATACCATTTCACAACCAAGGCCACTTAACCCCGATGCTCCAATTCGCGAAACGGTTCGCTTGGAAAGGATCCGGTTCGATCCGAATCACCCTCGCCACCACCCTCTCCACCACCCAAAAAATGACCAATTCCAACAACACCACCACCAATTTCGATTTCCTAACAGTGGAGAATATCTACGACGACAGTGAAGATTCACAGCTCAATTTCATGGCTCGTATGGCGAAATTCAAATCCGAAGCCTCACTCCAACTCCACCGCCTAATCGCCGCCGCCAACACAACCAATAATAAGTGTATGATCGTTTACGACGCGGATCTGCCTTGGGCGTTGGATGTGGCGAAGGAGCATAACATACCGGCGGCGGCTTTCTTCACTCAGGCGTGTGCTTACGTGGCGTCGTTTTACCCTATGTTTTTAGAGGAGTTTGGGGCGGCGGATGATCATCAACATCCTGTTGTTGCGGCGGCGAAGGGTGGATCTGTTCCTGAGTTGGCGGTGGAGCTGCCGTCGAGGGAGGAGATCGAACGGTGTGCGCCGATAATTAGTACACAATCATCGAGTTCTGATACTGGTAAGAAACCGCTTCACCCAGTGTTCCGGATGGTGGTTTCGTCGATTTCGACTCTTCATCTTGCTGATTTCGTGCTCTTCAATTCCTTTGATCACCTTGAAAATCAG GTTGTCAAATGGATGACAAATCTATGGTGTGTGAAGACTGTTGGACCCTTGCTACCATCAGCATACCTTGACAAACGTATCGAGTCTGATGTCGACTACGGTGTTAACCCCTACAAGCCAAACAACGAAGCTTGCATGAACTGGTTAAACACGAAACAAGTTGGCTCGGTCGTGTATGTTTCATTTGGCAGTGTGGCTAATCTAAGTGCAGAGCAGATAGCAGAAATAGCAAACGCCTTaaagcagatttcgagcagttTCTTATGGATAGTAAGGGAAGCCGAGCAGAAAAAACTCCCTAAAGATTTCATTAACGAAACATCGGATAAAG GTTTGGTGATGTCTTGGTGCCCTCAATTGGATGTCCTAGCACATGAAGCAGTAGGGTGTTTCATAACCCATTGCGGTTGGAACTCGATGATTGAGGCGACTAGCTTTGGGGTTCCGATGTTGGGGATGCCACAATTTATGGACCAGTTTTTGGATGCTCATTTTTTGGAGAAGGTTTGGGGTGTTGGAATTAGAAGTAAGGCAGATGAGAAAATTTTTGTTACTTGCGACGAAATCAAGCGTGGCGTCGAGGAAATTATGTATGGGGAAAGAGCAAGTATGATTAAGGAGAATGCAGCAAAGTGGAAAGACTTGGCTAAAGAGGCAGTTGGTGAAGGAGGCAGTTCAGATAAAAATATCGGCGAGATCATTAACTGGCTTGCATCCTCCTAA
- the LOC110776280 gene encoding 60S ribosomal protein L18a-like protein, which produces MPFSVMDKRQAKDVAEYGKTKYTLFKDVEDYQPGLYEKRLPCFGCGLGWFSFLLGFLFPPMWFYATFLYFGNYYRKDPRERAGLAASAILALSCSVVVLIVLLIRLFFFSSTTTM; this is translated from the exons ATGCCATTCTCAGTAATGGACAAGA GGCAAGCAAAGGATGTTGCAGAATATGGAAAGACCAAATACACTCTCTTTAAAGATGTAGAAGACTACCAGCCAGGTCTTTATGAGAAGCGTCTTCCTTGCTTCGGCTGTGGATTAGGGTGGTTTTC TTTCCTTTTAGGTTTCCTGTTTCCTCCGATGTGGTTTTATGCAACATTCTTATATTTTGGGAACTACTACCGTAAAGATCCAAGAGAACGAGCTGGTCTTGCTGCTTCCGCGATATTA GCTTTGAGTTGCTCTGTTGTGGTATTAATAGTTCTGCTCATTCGGCTATTCTTTTTCTCGTCAACAACAACAATGTAA